A stretch of the Streptomyces sp. WMMB303 genome encodes the following:
- a CDS encoding GNAT family N-acetyltransferase yields MDTLAKILKSAAQGGFPPSDGGLTVLPQPSPRDAGVLALTGHSVVFADVPPEWVRRQVPPDDLGAPMGPPFLSALCGRTGREAGSIDVLLVLPPGTGPAPHREEPRDTRALVGPPDRAHPRVADALAHRSHVRVRTTADGGTLVTGRGVAGRWEVAVEVEPSARGAGLGRALAATARALVPPDEALWAQVAPGNAASLRAFLAAGFVPVGAEVLLRPTGDGAETAG; encoded by the coding sequence ATGGACACGCTGGCGAAGATCCTCAAGTCGGCCGCACAGGGCGGATTCCCGCCGTCCGACGGCGGACTGACCGTACTCCCCCAGCCCTCGCCCCGGGACGCGGGGGTACTGGCACTGACCGGACACTCGGTCGTCTTCGCCGACGTACCGCCGGAGTGGGTGCGGCGCCAGGTGCCGCCCGACGACCTCGGCGCACCGATGGGGCCGCCCTTCCTCAGCGCACTGTGCGGCAGGACCGGCCGGGAGGCGGGCAGCATCGACGTGCTGCTCGTCCTCCCGCCCGGCACCGGTCCCGCACCGCATCGCGAGGAACCACGGGACACGCGAGCCCTGGTCGGCCCGCCGGACCGGGCACACCCCCGGGTCGCCGACGCCCTGGCGCACCGTTCGCACGTCCGTGTCCGGACGACGGCCGACGGGGGCACGCTGGTGACCGGAAGGGGCGTGGCCGGGCGGTGGGAGGTGGCCGTCGAGGTCGAGCCCTCGGCACGTGGTGCCGGGCTCGGCCGGGCGCTGGCGGCCACGGCCCGCGCCCTGGTGCCGCCGGACGAGGCGCTGTGGGCGCAGGTCGCGCCCGGGAACGCGGCGAGCCTGCGGGCGTTCCTCGCCGCGGGGTTCGTCCCGGTCGGTGCGGAGGTGCTGCTCCGGCCTACGGGCGACGGCGCCGAGACCGCCGGGTGA
- a CDS encoding urease subunit beta produces the protein MIPGEIRFAEEPVPLNADAETTRLTVLNAADRPVQVGSHYHFAEANPGLDFDREAAWGRRLGIAAGTAVRFEPGIPVEVDLVPIGGRRIVAGLRSTAGGPLDA, from the coding sequence ATGATCCCCGGAGAGATCCGGTTCGCCGAGGAACCGGTGCCCCTCAACGCGGACGCCGAGACCACCCGGCTGACCGTGCTCAACGCAGCCGACCGGCCCGTCCAGGTCGGCTCCCACTACCACTTCGCCGAGGCCAACCCCGGGCTGGACTTCGACCGGGAGGCCGCCTGGGGCAGACGCCTCGGCATCGCCGCGGGCACCGCCGTCCGCTTCGAACCCGGCATCCCGGTCGAGGTCGATCTCGTGCCCATCGGCGGTCGGCGGATCGTCGCCGGACTGCGCTCGACCGCGGGAGGCCCCCTCGATGCGTGA
- a CDS encoding toxin-antitoxin system HicB family antitoxin, translating into MAKTQLNVRVDEGTAQAARERALARGVSVNRYIEELVQRDAAEVGRSFVDAAADFMKSYAPVFAEELDAAGAGERNPGSGAGGPPAA; encoded by the coding sequence GTGGCGAAGACGCAACTGAACGTCCGGGTGGACGAGGGCACGGCGCAGGCCGCCAGGGAGCGGGCGCTGGCCCGCGGCGTGAGTGTGAACCGGTACATCGAGGAACTCGTCCAGCGGGACGCGGCCGAGGTGGGCCGCTCCTTCGTGGACGCGGCGGCCGACTTCATGAAGAGCTACGCGCCCGTCTTCGCCGAGGAACTCGACGCGGCCGGGGCCGGTGAGCGGAACCCGGGGAGCGGGGCCGGAGGCCCGCCCGCGGCGTGA
- a CDS encoding 8-amino-7-oxononanoate synthase yields MSQDPFAWTAEALRRRRAAGLLRTLAPRPADSPLLDLAGNDYLGLSRHPDVVHAAAEAARRWGAGASGSRLVTGSTELHARLESELADFCGFEAALVLSSGYAANLAAVTALTNAPGGGGLLVSDAHNHASLIDGCRLSRARTAVAAHADPEAVAKELAGRPRQAAGEPALVVTDSVFSVDGDAAPLAELAAVCSAAGAGLLVDDAHGLGVLGDGGRGAARAAGLAGRPGTVATVTLSKSLGSQGGAVLGPAHVIEHLVNTARTFIFDTGLAPAAAGGALGALRLLRAEPERAARTRAVAAELHARLAAAGLEATRPDAAVVSVHAPSPQAAVAWAAACRAAGIQVGCFRPPSVPDGISRLRLTARGDLTEQMLAEAADTVIAAAPRAG; encoded by the coding sequence ATGTCCCAGGACCCCTTCGCGTGGACCGCCGAGGCACTCCGGAGGCGCCGCGCGGCAGGGCTGCTGCGCACCCTGGCACCCCGGCCCGCCGACTCCCCGCTGCTGGACCTGGCGGGCAACGACTACCTGGGTCTCTCCCGGCATCCGGACGTCGTCCATGCCGCGGCCGAGGCGGCGCGCCGCTGGGGCGCCGGAGCGAGCGGCTCCCGCCTGGTGACCGGGTCCACCGAACTGCACGCACGGCTGGAGTCCGAGCTGGCGGACTTCTGCGGCTTCGAGGCCGCACTCGTCCTCTCCTCCGGGTACGCCGCGAACCTCGCCGCGGTCACCGCGCTCACCAACGCGCCGGGCGGCGGCGGGCTGCTGGTCTCCGACGCACACAACCACGCCTCGCTGATCGACGGCTGCCGCCTCTCCCGCGCCCGCACGGCCGTCGCCGCGCACGCCGATCCGGAAGCCGTGGCCAAGGAGTTGGCGGGGCGCCCCCGGCAGGCAGCGGGGGAGCCGGCGCTGGTGGTCACCGACTCCGTCTTCTCCGTCGACGGTGACGCGGCACCGCTGGCCGAGCTGGCCGCGGTGTGCTCGGCGGCGGGAGCCGGTCTGCTCGTGGACGACGCGCACGGCCTCGGCGTACTGGGCGACGGCGGCCGGGGCGCTGCCCGGGCGGCGGGGCTGGCCGGCAGGCCCGGCACGGTCGCGACCGTCACCCTGTCCAAGTCGCTGGGCAGTCAGGGCGGCGCGGTCCTGGGTCCCGCGCACGTGATCGAGCACCTGGTGAACACCGCCCGGACGTTCATCTTCGACACCGGGCTGGCCCCCGCAGCGGCGGGTGGCGCGCTCGGCGCCCTGCGGCTGCTGCGTGCGGAGCCCGAGCGCGCGGCCCGCACCAGGGCCGTCGCCGCCGAGCTGCACGCCCGGCTGGCCGCCGCCGGACTGGAGGCCACCCGACCGGACGCCGCCGTCGTCTCGGTACATGCCCCCTCGCCACAGGCCGCGGTGGCGTGGGCGGCCGCCTGCCGTGCCGCGGGCATCCAGGTCGGCTGCTTCCGGCCCCCGTCCGTCCCCGACGGCATCTCGCGGCTGCGGCTGACCGCCCGTGGCGACTTGACCGAGCAGATGCTGGCCGAAGCGGCCGACACCGTGATCGCCGCGGCGCCGCGCGCCGGCTGA
- a CDS encoding ATP-binding protein — protein sequence MADHQEATITLPSAPASVTAARRHVTDALRAWGLPDGADAMDVLRLIVSELATNAVQHTFGRSPTFTVDLRLEQTERLRLGVTDSHPGRPLRLPAAAQQDHGRGLIIIRTLTAESGGTVRIAPAPDGGKTIWVEIPWLPLPAG from the coding sequence ATGGCGGATCATCAGGAAGCGACGATCACCCTGCCGAGTGCGCCGGCCTCCGTCACGGCCGCGCGCCGGCATGTCACCGACGCCCTTCGCGCGTGGGGGCTGCCGGACGGCGCGGACGCCATGGACGTGCTCCGCCTGATCGTCTCCGAACTCGCCACCAACGCCGTCCAGCACACCTTCGGCAGGTCGCCCACCTTCACCGTCGATCTGCGCCTGGAGCAGACCGAACGGCTGCGCCTGGGCGTCACCGACAGCCATCCGGGCAGGCCGCTGCGGCTCCCGGCCGCGGCACAGCAGGACCACGGGCGCGGACTGATCATCATCCGTACGCTGACCGCCGAGTCCGGCGGCACCGTGCGGATCGCGCCCGCGCCCGACGGCGGCAAGACCATCTGGGTGGAGATTCCCTGGCTGCCGCTGCCGGCGGGGTGA
- a CDS encoding M28 family metallopeptidase, giving the protein MIRGHRRPQHRAALAAAASAALTLALLGAADGTALAAPDGAGARAAQAPDIDVAAVQQDLQELQSVAEANGGNRAHGSPGYRASLDHIRAKLDAAGFETSVQEFTSGGETGYNLIADWPGGDTGSTLMTGAHLDSVRSGPGINDNGSGSAGILETALAVSAADLEPAKHLRFAWWGAEERGLVGSGHYVDSLSEGELGEIDTYLNFDMIGSPNAGHFVYEDDAAVESVFADWFSSKGIETEASEETNGRSDHASFKSAGVTVGGTFTGAGERKTQAQADKWGGTAGQPYDPCYHSACDDTSNVDEKALDLHSDAIAHAVWKLSS; this is encoded by the coding sequence GTGATACGCGGACACCGCAGACCGCAGCACCGTGCCGCCCTCGCCGCCGCGGCGAGCGCCGCACTGACACTCGCTCTCCTCGGCGCGGCCGACGGGACGGCACTGGCCGCTCCCGACGGCGCCGGAGCACGGGCGGCCCAGGCGCCCGACATCGACGTCGCGGCCGTCCAGCAGGACCTCCAGGAGCTGCAGTCGGTCGCCGAGGCCAACGGCGGCAACCGGGCTCACGGCAGCCCCGGCTACCGGGCCTCGCTGGACCACATACGCGCGAAGCTGGACGCCGCCGGATTCGAGACCAGCGTCCAGGAGTTCACCAGCGGCGGCGAGACCGGCTACAACCTGATCGCCGACTGGCCCGGAGGTGACACCGGGTCGACCCTGATGACCGGTGCCCATCTGGACTCGGTCCGCTCCGGACCCGGCATCAACGACAACGGTTCGGGTTCCGCCGGGATACTGGAGACGGCGCTGGCCGTCTCCGCCGCGGACCTGGAGCCCGCCAAGCACCTCCGGTTCGCCTGGTGGGGAGCGGAGGAGCGGGGACTGGTCGGATCCGGCCACTATGTCGACAGTCTCTCGGAGGGCGAACTCGGCGAGATCGACACCTATCTGAACTTCGACATGATCGGCTCACCCAACGCGGGCCACTTCGTCTACGAGGACGACGCCGCCGTCGAGTCGGTCTTCGCCGACTGGTTCAGCTCCAAGGGCATCGAGACGGAGGCGTCCGAGGAGACCAACGGGCGCAGCGACCACGCCTCGTTCAAGAGCGCGGGCGTCACCGTCGGCGGAACCTTCACCGGCGCGGGCGAGCGCAAGACCCAGGCGCAGGCGGACAAGTGGGGCGGCACGGCGGGTCAGCCGTACGACCCGTGCTACCACTCGGCGTGCGACGACACCTCGAACGTCGACGAGAAGGCACTCGACCTGCACAGCGACGCGATCGCCCACGCCGTCTGGAAGCTCAGCTCCTGA
- a CDS encoding ATP-dependent Clp protease proteolytic subunit, translating to MRNQPPAPTARYVLPEFTERTSSGTRTLDPYAKLLQERIVFLGSPIDDTSANDVMAQFIHLEHAAPDQDISLYINSPGGSFTAMTAIYDTMRFVSCDIETVCLGQAASAASVLLAAGAPGKRLALPGARILIHQPSLPEPVRGQADDLEIQAREMARTRELLEELYARHTGRPRDRISQDLERDTILTARQAVDYGLVDRLTATRKPALSPARG from the coding sequence ATGCGGAACCAGCCACCAGCACCGACAGCCCGGTACGTCCTGCCGGAGTTCACCGAGCGCACCAGCAGCGGGACGCGGACGTTGGATCCGTACGCGAAGCTGCTCCAGGAACGGATCGTCTTCCTGGGCAGCCCGATCGACGACACCTCCGCCAACGACGTGATGGCACAGTTCATCCACCTCGAGCACGCCGCGCCGGACCAGGACATCTCCCTCTACATCAACTCACCGGGCGGCTCGTTCACGGCAATGACCGCGATCTACGACACGATGCGGTTCGTCAGCTGCGACATCGAGACCGTGTGCCTGGGACAGGCGGCCTCGGCCGCCTCCGTGCTGCTGGCGGCCGGGGCCCCGGGCAAACGGCTCGCGCTGCCGGGCGCGCGCATCCTCATCCACCAGCCGTCGCTTCCCGAACCCGTGCGCGGGCAGGCCGACGACCTCGAGATCCAGGCACGGGAGATGGCGCGCACCCGCGAACTGCTGGAGGAGCTGTACGCGCGCCACACCGGCCGGCCCCGCGACCGCATCAGCCAGGACCTCGAACGCGACACGATCCTCACGGCGCGGCAGGCCGTCGACTACGGCCTCGTCGACCGGCTGACCGCCACCCGCAAGCCGGCCCTCTCCCCGGCGCGGGGGTGA
- a CDS encoding adenosylmethionine--8-amino-7-oxononanoate transaminase, with product MTAAPARGCAATGELLALDRQHVWHPYGPMPGTAEPLVVESASGVRLRLAEPAHGQRELIDGMSSWWSAVHGYRHPVLDEAVRDQLGRMSHVMFGGLTHEPAVRLAARLAEVAPGDLEHVFLSDSGSVAVEVAVKMCLQHWRSLGRPEKRRLLTWRGGYHGDTWQPMSVCDPEGGMHHLWSGALPVQVFADAPPAGFAAEPDPAYVAHLHERIGRHAHELAAVVVEPVVQGAGGMRFHSPGYVRALREACDAHGVLLVLDEIATGFGRTGELFAADHAGVVPDVLCLGKALTGGYLSMAATLCTPRVAEGIARGSVPVLAHGPTFMGNPLASAVAGASLDLLLSQDWRARVRRVSEGLRTGLAEAAELPGVREVSVLGAIGVLRLDHEVDVAAASRAAVRAGVWLRPFRDMVYAMPPYITGDEDVARIAAAMCAAAREG from the coding sequence ATGACGGCGGCGCCCGCCCGAGGGTGCGCCGCCACCGGGGAACTCCTCGCGCTGGACCGGCAGCATGTGTGGCATCCGTACGGGCCGATGCCCGGGACCGCGGAGCCGCTGGTGGTGGAGTCCGCCTCGGGGGTGCGGCTGCGGCTGGCCGAACCCGCGCACGGACAGCGGGAGCTGATCGACGGCATGTCGTCCTGGTGGTCGGCCGTGCACGGCTACCGGCACCCGGTGCTCGACGAGGCCGTGCGCGACCAGCTCGGCCGGATGAGCCATGTGATGTTCGGCGGGCTGACCCACGAGCCGGCGGTGCGGCTGGCGGCGCGGCTGGCCGAGGTGGCGCCCGGCGATCTGGAGCACGTCTTCCTGTCGGACTCCGGTTCGGTCGCGGTCGAGGTCGCCGTCAAGATGTGCCTGCAGCACTGGCGTTCGCTGGGGCGTCCGGAGAAGCGCCGGCTGCTGACCTGGCGCGGCGGCTACCACGGGGACACCTGGCAGCCGATGTCGGTGTGCGACCCGGAGGGCGGGATGCACCATCTGTGGTCCGGTGCGCTGCCGGTGCAGGTGTTCGCCGACGCGCCGCCGGCCGGCTTCGCGGCGGAACCCGACCCGGCCTACGTGGCGCACCTGCACGAGCGGATCGGGCGGCACGCACACGAGTTGGCCGCCGTCGTCGTCGAACCGGTGGTGCAGGGCGCGGGCGGGATGCGGTTCCACTCCCCCGGGTACGTCCGGGCGCTGCGCGAGGCGTGCGACGCGCACGGCGTGCTGCTGGTGCTGGACGAGATCGCCACCGGTTTCGGCCGCACCGGGGAGCTGTTCGCGGCCGACCACGCCGGGGTGGTCCCCGATGTGCTGTGCCTCGGCAAGGCGCTGACGGGCGGATATCTGTCGATGGCGGCCACGCTGTGCACGCCGCGCGTGGCGGAGGGGATCGCGCGCGGCTCGGTGCCGGTGCTGGCGCACGGTCCGACGTTCATGGGTAACCCGCTGGCGTCCGCCGTCGCGGGCGCCTCGCTGGATCTCCTGCTGTCCCAGGACTGGCGGGCGCGAGTGCGGCGGGTGTCCGAGGGGCTGCGCACCGGGCTGGCGGAGGCCGCCGAGCTGCCGGGGGTGCGGGAGGTGAGCGTGCTCGGCGCGATCGGGGTGCTGCGTCTGGACCACGAGGTGGACGTGGCGGCGGCGAGCCGGGCCGCGGTACGTGCCGGGGTGTGGCTGCGTCCGTTCCGCGACATGGTCTACGCGATGCCGCCGTACATCACCGGCGACGAGGACGTGGCACGGATCGCCGCCGCGATGTGCGCGGCGGCCCGGGAGGGCTGA
- a CDS encoding type II toxin-antitoxin system Phd/YefM family antitoxin, whose amino-acid sequence MAYEIPVTQARAELAELINRVVYGEERVVVTRHGKPLAALVSAADLERLEAADQDQQASEEIISTVSGIRETGGAVSGEARRFGIAAEHRGPAAGDRRPGQGG is encoded by the coding sequence ATGGCTTACGAGATTCCGGTGACGCAGGCGAGGGCCGAACTGGCGGAGCTGATCAATCGGGTCGTCTACGGCGAGGAGCGGGTGGTGGTCACCCGGCACGGGAAGCCGCTCGCGGCGCTGGTCTCGGCCGCGGATCTGGAGCGTCTGGAGGCCGCCGACCAGGACCAGCAGGCGTCGGAGGAGATCATCAGCACCGTCTCCGGGATCCGGGAGACCGGTGGCGCGGTGTCCGGGGAGGCGCGGCGGTTCGGCATCGCCGCGGAGCACCGCGGCCCGGCCGCCGGAGACCGGCGGCCGGGCCAGGGAGGGTGA
- a CDS encoding urease subunit gamma, whose amino-acid sequence MQLTPHEQERLLIHVAADVARRRRERGLRLNHPESVALITAHVLEGARDGRSVAELMESGRTVLAREDVMDGIPEMLHDVQVEATFPDGTKLVTVHDPVS is encoded by the coding sequence ATGCAATTGACCCCGCACGAACAGGAGCGGCTGCTCATCCACGTCGCGGCCGACGTCGCCCGGCGACGCCGGGAGCGCGGACTGCGGCTGAACCACCCCGAGTCCGTCGCCCTCATCACGGCGCACGTGCTCGAGGGCGCCCGCGACGGCCGGAGCGTCGCCGAACTCATGGAATCCGGTCGCACGGTCCTGGCCCGCGAGGACGTCATGGACGGCATCCCGGAGATGCTGCACGACGTCCAGGTCGAGGCGACCTTCCCGGACGGCACCAAGCTCGTCACCGTGCACGACCCGGTTTCCTGA
- a CDS encoding EamA family transporter gives MSTSSAGSTGSFGLPVGQGLLFLAAAGATWGTTGAAVDVLHSSSDLGPLAMSFWRYVGGLALLLVGRALLRRRPARPGRPGRDTPARGRSRYVVRLSTGLCMALFQTAYFAAVPATGVAVATIVTLGAAPVFVTLGARVVLRERLGRGGMCAVAAAPAGLAVLVLGGGGGEVRPAGVTLALLSAVSIAVSVLLARWVGSTGSPESAFTLTVWSLGVGAVALLPCAAVEGVLPHTGEPLRVALLLLYVGAVPTALAYPLYFAGAAVVRAATASVVMLIEPLSATVLAVGLLGERLTLPMLLGATVLLAAVVLLTRAETARTAC, from the coding sequence GTGTCGACTTCTTCCGCCGGTTCGACCGGCTCCTTCGGCCTGCCCGTCGGGCAGGGCCTGCTCTTCCTCGCCGCAGCCGGTGCCACCTGGGGCACCACGGGTGCGGCAGTCGATGTCCTCCACTCCTCCAGCGACCTGGGACCGCTGGCGATGTCCTTCTGGCGCTACGTCGGCGGCCTGGCCCTGCTGCTCGTGGGCCGGGCGCTGCTGCGGCGGCGGCCGGCCCGCCCCGGCCGGCCCGGCCGCGACACCCCGGCGCGCGGCCGATCCCGGTACGTGGTGCGGCTGTCGACCGGCCTGTGCATGGCCCTCTTCCAGACTGCCTACTTCGCCGCCGTACCGGCCACAGGGGTGGCCGTCGCGACGATCGTGACGCTGGGCGCGGCACCGGTGTTCGTGACCCTGGGCGCCCGGGTCGTGCTGCGGGAGCGGCTGGGCCGGGGCGGGATGTGCGCTGTCGCCGCCGCACCGGCCGGGCTCGCCGTCCTCGTGCTGGGCGGGGGCGGTGGCGAGGTGCGGCCGGCCGGTGTCACGCTCGCCCTGCTCTCCGCGGTCTCGATCGCGGTCTCGGTGCTGCTGGCCCGATGGGTGGGCAGTACCGGTTCGCCGGAGAGCGCCTTCACCCTCACCGTGTGGTCGCTCGGCGTCGGTGCGGTGGCGCTGCTGCCGTGCGCGGCCGTGGAGGGGGTGCTGCCGCACACCGGGGAACCGCTCCGGGTGGCACTGCTGCTCCTGTATGTGGGAGCGGTGCCGACGGCGCTGGCGTACCCGCTCTACTTCGCGGGTGCGGCCGTCGTCCGCGCGGCCACGGCGTCGGTGGTCATGCTGATCGAACCCCTCAGCGCGACCGTCCTCGCGGTGGGGCTGCTCGGGGAGCGGCTGACCCTGCCGATGCTCCTGGGCGCCACGGTGCTGCTGGCCGCGGTGGTGCTGCTGACCCGGGCGGAGACGGCACGCACCGCCTGCTGA
- the tnpA gene encoding IS200/IS605 family transposase, whose product MARKVRRYSGGVYNLGLHVVWCPKYRRRVLGGRVAVRLRELIEQKAAEKGWEIIALEVMPDHVHLFVKHEPKASASYVANQFKGFTSRVLREEFPHLKSRMPTLWSSSFFVASVGAVSADTVEKYINTQWERPWTKKQKEGQA is encoded by the coding sequence GTGGCCAGGAAGGTTCGCCGGTACTCCGGCGGCGTGTACAACTTGGGCTTGCACGTGGTGTGGTGCCCGAAGTACCGCCGCCGGGTTCTTGGCGGCCGGGTCGCGGTCCGGTTGCGTGAGCTGATCGAACAGAAGGCGGCCGAGAAGGGCTGGGAGATCATCGCCCTTGAGGTGATGCCCGATCACGTACACCTGTTCGTCAAGCACGAGCCGAAGGCTTCCGCCTCCTACGTGGCGAACCAGTTCAAGGGCTTCACCTCCCGCGTGCTGCGCGAAGAGTTCCCGCACCTCAAGAGCCGGATGCCCACCCTGTGGTCGTCGTCGTTCTTCGTCGCCTCGGTCGGCGCGGTCAGCGCGGACACGGTGGAGAAGTACATCAACACCCAGTGGGAACGGCCCTGGACGAAGAAGCAGAAGGAGGGGCAGGCGTGA
- a CDS encoding fic family toxin-antitoxin system, toxin component, translated as MSVRVDLAWLLILAEQKTPGDPRVTDYGALVAAVSRHEAAVFGRPVYPEPHDRAAALLQLLLHVPALERSNALFASAVAYGYLVACGLKVVTSPERIRDLARLVKDGTAGLAAISAELRTWTL; from the coding sequence GTGAGCGTCCGCGTCGACCTCGCCTGGCTGCTGATCCTCGCCGAGCAGAAGACCCCGGGTGACCCGCGGGTCACCGACTACGGCGCGCTCGTCGCCGCCGTCAGCCGCCACGAGGCCGCCGTCTTCGGCCGCCCTGTCTACCCCGAACCGCACGACCGTGCCGCCGCGCTGCTGCAACTCCTGCTGCACGTACCGGCGCTGGAACGCTCCAACGCCCTGTTCGCCTCCGCCGTGGCCTACGGCTACCTCGTCGCCTGCGGACTCAAGGTGGTCACCTCTCCCGAGCGGATACGCGACCTGGCCCGGCTCGTCAAGGACGGCACCGCCGGCCTGGCCGCGATCTCCGCCGAGTTGCGCACCTGGACCCTGTGA
- the bioD gene encoding dethiobiotin synthase, whose protein sequence is MRDVADMPVARGVLCVSGAGTEIGKTVTTAAVAACALRAGRSVAVLKPAQTGVAAGEPGDVAEVLRLAGGNASASGAPTGAELARYPEPLAPETAARRAGMPYVSAGDVAEAAGKLAASHDLVLVEGAGGLLVRFDGAGSTLADAARLLAAPVLVVLQAGLGTLNTAALTAEALRARRVECAGLVIGSMPAAPGLAERCNLTDLPRYTELPLLGAVPEGAGALPPSRFGAEAPGWLAPELGGEAVPAALG, encoded by the coding sequence ATGCGGGACGTGGCGGACATGCCGGTGGCACGGGGCGTGCTGTGCGTCTCCGGTGCCGGTACGGAGATCGGGAAGACGGTGACCACCGCGGCGGTGGCGGCGTGCGCGCTGCGGGCCGGCCGTTCGGTGGCCGTGCTCAAGCCGGCGCAGACGGGTGTGGCGGCCGGCGAACCGGGCGACGTGGCGGAGGTGCTGCGGCTGGCCGGCGGCAACGCGTCGGCATCCGGCGCGCCGACCGGCGCCGAGCTGGCCCGCTATCCGGAGCCGTTGGCGCCGGAGACGGCGGCCCGGCGCGCGGGGATGCCGTACGTGTCGGCCGGGGATGTCGCCGAGGCGGCCGGGAAGCTGGCCGCCTCGCACGACCTCGTCCTGGTCGAGGGCGCGGGCGGGCTGCTGGTGCGGTTCGACGGCGCGGGCTCGACGCTGGCCGACGCCGCCCGGCTGCTGGCCGCACCGGTGCTGGTGGTTCTCCAGGCAGGGCTGGGCACGCTGAACACGGCGGCGCTGACGGCGGAGGCGCTGCGGGCCCGCCGTGTGGAGTGCGCGGGACTGGTGATCGGCAGCATGCCGGCCGCGCCGGGTCTCGCCGAACGGTGCAATCTGACCGATCTGCCCCGGTACACGGAGCTACCGCTGCTGGGGGCCGTCCCCGAGGGGGCGGGCGCGCTGCCGCCGTCGCGGTTCGGTGCGGAGGCGCCGGGCTGGCTGGCGCCCGAACTCGGCGGTGAGGCGGTCCCGGCGGCGCTCGGCTGA
- the bioB gene encoding biotin synthase BioB — protein sequence MDDLLNSLVNKGLRGETPTRDEALAVLRTTDDDLLDVVAAAGKVRRRWFGKRVKLNYLVNLKSGLCPEDCSYCSQRLGSEAGILKYTWLKPEEAAEAAEAGVRGGAKRVCVVASGRGPTDRDIDRVSRTIGAIKGRNEGVEVCACLGLLSDGQAERLRQAGADAYNHNLNTSESTYGDICTTHTYEDRVETVKQARGAGLSPCSGLIAGMGETDEDLVEVAFSLRELDADSVPVNFLLPFEGTPLAEEWNLTPQRALRILAMVRFVCPDVEVRLAAGREVHLRSLQPLALHLANSLFLGDYLTSEGQAGRADLEMIADSGFEVEGAETTTLPEHRRGESGSAPHERVAVRLRGTGTELPPNA from the coding sequence ATGGACGACCTGCTGAACTCACTGGTGAACAAGGGGCTCCGCGGCGAGACGCCCACCCGGGACGAAGCACTCGCGGTGCTGCGGACCACCGATGACGACCTGCTCGACGTGGTGGCAGCCGCCGGAAAGGTGCGCCGTCGCTGGTTCGGGAAGCGGGTGAAACTCAACTACCTGGTGAACCTCAAGTCGGGGCTGTGCCCGGAGGACTGCTCCTACTGCTCCCAGCGGCTCGGTTCCGAGGCCGGGATCCTCAAGTACACCTGGCTCAAGCCCGAGGAGGCCGCCGAGGCCGCCGAGGCAGGGGTGCGGGGCGGCGCCAAGCGGGTCTGTGTGGTGGCCAGCGGCCGCGGCCCCACCGACCGCGACATCGACCGGGTCTCCAGGACGATCGGGGCCATCAAGGGGCGGAACGAGGGCGTCGAGGTGTGCGCCTGCCTCGGTCTGCTCTCCGACGGCCAGGCGGAGCGGCTGCGCCAGGCGGGGGCCGACGCCTACAACCACAACCTCAACACCTCGGAGTCCACCTACGGGGACATCTGCACCACGCACACCTACGAGGATCGGGTGGAGACCGTCAAGCAGGCCCGTGGTGCCGGGCTCTCACCCTGCTCCGGTCTGATCGCGGGTATGGGCGAGACGGACGAGGACCTGGTCGAGGTGGCCTTCTCGCTGCGCGAACTGGACGCGGACTCGGTGCCGGTCAACTTCCTGCTGCCGTTCGAGGGCACGCCGCTGGCCGAGGAGTGGAACCTCACGCCGCAACGGGCGCTGCGCATCCTGGCGATGGTGCGGTTCGTGTGCCCGGACGTGGAGGTGCGGCTGGCCGCCGGACGCGAGGTGCACCTGCGGTCGCTGCAGCCGCTGGCGCTGCACCTGGCCAACTCCCTCTTCCTGGGCGACTACCTCACCAGCGAGGGGCAGGCGGGCAGGGCCGACCTGGAGATGATCGCGGACTCGGGCTTCGAGGTGGAGGGCGCGGAGACGACCACGCTGCCCGAACACCGGCGCGGGGAGTCCGGCTCCGCCCCGCACGAGCGGGTCGCGGTACGGCTGCGGGGCACGGGGACGGAGCTGCCGCCCAATGCGTGA